From one Dysidea avara chromosome 9, odDysAvar1.4, whole genome shotgun sequence genomic stretch:
- the LOC136266243 gene encoding glutathione S-transferase kappa 1-like has translation MSQQIKLYYDVMSPYSYIGFEVLHQYKQKWNFHLQLCPFVLPRVRELSGNHSQNVPLKAQYVGQDVARLAEYYCIPLNPPPPSKLAEALFVKGTLRAQLLLTAANLEYPDSVEAISRKLFMRLWAKDEDITEDASLIQACVKAGIVKEEARKLLARSKDQNVKEKLEATTQEAFGFGAFGAPFMVVMKDKPEVFWGQDRIELMGHTLGLKWEGPLVIKTNHNSSSQSVDKSRDSTVFTSLTKWMILLVPIIILIVLQWLNY, from the exons ATGAGTCAACAAATAAAGCTGTATTATGATGTGATGTCACCTTATTCCTACATTGGTTTTGAG GTTTTGCACCAATACAAACAGAAATGGAATTTTCACTTGCAACTATGTCCTTTTGTTTTACCAAGGGTCAGGGAGTTAAGTG GTAACCACTCTCAAAATGTTCCACTAAAAGCCCAGTATGTAGGACAGGATGTTGCAAGACTGGCTGAATATTATTGTATTCCATTAAACCCACCTCCACCTTCA AAACTTGCTGAGGCTTTGTTTGTGAAAG GGACGCTGAGAGCTCAGCTATTACTAACTGCAGCCAACTTGGAGTATCCTGATAGTGTTGAGGCAATATCTAGGAAATTGTTTATGCGGTTGTGGGCAAAG GATGAAGATATCACAGAAGATGCTAGCTTGATCCAA GCATGTGTTAAAGCTGGAATTGTGAAGGAAGAAGCTAGAAAACTGCTGGCTCGTTCTAAGGATCAAAATGTCAAAGAAAAGTTGGAAGCAACAACACAGGAAGCATTTGGGTTTGGG GCATTTGGTGCTCCATTTATGGTAGTGATGAAGGACAAGCCAGAAGTATTCTGGGGTCAAGACAGGATTGAACTAATGGGTCATACTCTTG GATTGAAGTGGGAAGGACCATTAGTGATAAAAACAAACCACAACTCTTCCTCCCAAAGTGTGGATAAGTCTAGAGATTCCACTGTCTTCACTTCACTTACAAAATGGATGATACTGCTTGTCCCAATCATTATACTTATTGTACTTCAATGGCTCAATTATTGA